Within Amycolatopsis sp. cg5, the genomic segment GTCGCGGCGAAGGTCTTGGTGTCGCTGCCGATGCGGAAGTGGCCGTCGACCGACACCGGCACGTCGCGGCCGCGCACGGAAGTGCCACTGCTACCAGCACTTTCCTTGCCTGGCGAGACCACCCGCGCCTGCACGCCCACGGCGCCGGAATCGCGCACGGCGTCCAGGTCACTCTGCAGTCCGCTGGGTGAAGCCTGGGCCACACCCGCCGTCAAAACCATTGCCGCCACTGTAACGACCAAAGCTTTTCGCATGCGTCGAGACTACTGAATTCGAATCACGCCGACGATCTACCGAACACGAACGTCCATGGTGGGGCTGGCCCTACCCCTTGACGCGATGCAATTCCAACGCGAGCTGGACTTCCAAGGCACGCGCAGGTGATTGCCACTCCTCACCCAGCAGCGTCGCGATGCGATCCAGGCGCTGGACGACCGTGTTGACGTGCACGTGCAGCTCGTCCTTGGTCCGCGTCAGGTTCGAGCCGCAGGCGAAGTAGGCCCGCAGCGTCGCCACCAGCTCGGTGCCCCGCCGCGCGTCGTACTCCAGCACCGGCCCGAGCGTCGCGGTGATGTACCCGTCCAGGTCGCCCCGGTCGCCCAGCAGCAGCCCGACGAACCCGAGATCCGCCATGGTCGCGCCTTCACCCGAACGTCCCAACGCGACCAGCGCCCGCAGGCACCGCACGGCCTCGTCCCAGGCCGCGGTCAACGCGGCGGGTCCCGAAACCGGCCCGGCGGCGCCGGCGGTACCGACGGTCTTGGCCAGCTCGGCGACGTCCACGTCCCCTGGCAGCACGAGCACCCCGTAGCTCCCGGAAACCCCGGCGAGCCCGCCGCGGGCGCGGGCGACCCTGGTCACCGCGGCGGCCGGGCCGTCGATCGCCAGCACGGTGTGCGGCGCGGTCAGGTCGACGCCCCAGCGCCGTCCCCGTGCCACCAGGCCAGGGCCGTCGCGCCCGGCGAGCAGATCCGTGATCAGCTCGCCGCGCACCTTGTTCTCGGCCTCCACGACCGACCGCCCGAGCATCAGCAGCAGCGCGGTCACCACGCTCGCCCGCTCGAACAGCCGCCGGTCCGCCCCGTCCAGCGACGGCCGCCCCGACAGCGCGATGCTCCCGAGAAGCTCCGGTCCCGCCAGCACCGCGCACACCCAGATCCCGTCACGCAGCACGGCCCGCGAGGCCGTGACCGCCCGCGCGGGAATGCCGGTGTCGGTGAGCTCGACACCCTCGGCATCGTGGACCGCGACCGCGCCACCGAGCACCTCGGCGACGGCCGACGCGACTTCCGGGACGCTCGCGCCGCGCAGCACCAGATCGGTCAGCCGATCGTGGGCGTCCTCGGCACGCTGCATGGCTTCGTTGTGCGCCTGGATCGTCTCGTGCGCGCGACGCGTTTCTTCGAGCAGGTTCGTCGTGTCGATGGCGATCGCCGCGTGGTCGGCGAGCGACGACAGCAGCGCGACCTCGTCGGGGGTGAACTCCCGCGCCGCGCGGTCGGCCGCGTACAGCACGCCGATGACCCGGTTCTCCAAGGTCAGCGGCACCCCGACGATGGCGACCAGTCCCTCGTCGCGGACCGCGGCGTCGATCGGGCCGGTGTGGTTGAAGCGCTTGTCGGCGAAGTAGTCGGCGGTCGCGTAGTGGCGGGCCCCGGTGGCGACCACACCGCCGAGCCCCTCGCCCATGCCGAGGCGGACCCGTTGGAACAGCGGGGAAATGGAGCCGTCGGTGACACGCATGTACGTGTCACCGACGACCGGGTCGTTGAGCGAAAGATAAGACAGATCGGCACCGAGCAGCATGCGCGCCCGGTGCACGATCGACTTGAGCACGGCGTCGGGGTCGCGCTGCCCGGCCAGCTCACTGGCGGTGTCGAACAGCGCGACCAGCTCGGCCTCCCGCCGCCGGTGCCTGGCGAGCAGCATCAG encodes:
- a CDS encoding helix-turn-helix domain-containing protein — encoded protein: MNDVVPALLMLLARHRRREAELVALFDTASELAGQRDPDAVLKSIVHRARMLLGADLSYLSLNDPVVGDTYMRVTDGSISPLFQRVRLGMGEGLGGVVATGARHYATADYFADKRFNHTGPIDAAVRDEGLVAIVGVPLTLENRVIGVLYAADRAAREFTPDEVALLSSLADHAAIAIDTTNLLEETRRAHETIQAHNEAMQRAEDAHDRLTDLVLRGASVPEVASAVAEVLGGAVAVHDAEGVELTDTGIPARAVTASRAVLRDGIWVCAVLAGPELLGSIALSGRPSLDGADRRLFERASVVTALLLMLGRSVVEAENKVRGELITDLLAGRDGPGLVARGRRWGVDLTAPHTVLAIDGPAAAVTRVARARGGLAGVSGSYGVLVLPGDVDVAELAKTVGTAGAAGPVSGPAALTAAWDEAVRCLRALVALGRSGEGATMADLGFVGLLLGDRGDLDGYITATLGPVLEYDARRGTELVATLRAYFACGSNLTRTKDELHVHVNTVVQRLDRIATLLGEEWQSPARALEVQLALELHRVKG